In Metopolophium dirhodum isolate CAU chromosome 9, ASM1992520v1, whole genome shotgun sequence, the genomic window gttacataaataaatgaGACTTATACATaccaatacaaataaattaacgtATGTCTGTAGCTTATATACTAGAGTGATTTTAAAGAGAACAATTCAGATATTGTTCTAAGAAATGTCTAGAAAATGTTCTAACCAAGGTtgaaaatataccaagtgctatGACCAGTATACCGGTTGACTTAGTTCACAAAGCTACCGAAGCCCATTTGCCGGTGAACTGGGGTTAGGTAGGTTACCTACACTGAAACCGAGATACACCTACATGGCgttgtatttcatatttattaatttttttctcgggCGAAGTCTATAATTATGTGGCTATAGTTACTTATACAGTAAACACTAAATTATTATCCGGGAAATAGGGTGGCACGGACAAGCGAAATGCGCGGTCAATCcgaaaaatacaatttgaaacaATGATGTGAttgatgttataattataatattatgtcatatcagatatatagtatttagaaaaaaatagataaGTACGCGTCgtacttttatttaaacattcatataggtaataatataatatatataacgtaatttatatatttatttttttcaaattataatcaaattaatttatactgtacataaacactatttttaagtattgtaaAAAGTTTAAGCAAacggataatattattctcCAAGCGGATAATCGAAAGTTtactgcatataatattattatattggtgtcCTGTGtgaaagatatattattatcatactatcTACCTTCATTGAATATTGGTGATTGAAGGGGAGACTTTATTCGTCtgaatagcatattataatattgtataaagtaGGTTATATAGGAAGCAGTGAAGCACATCCATTCAGTTACTCTAAAGGTTGCCGCTGCACAGTGGATCGGATAGGAATCGAATTTTTAACATCGTACGGAAACAAATTTTGTCTCGAACATTAGTGTAggaactatatataataatacgacgtACGCTAAAAGACCTTGGCAAAGTGTATGACGTACAGCTTTATTTCGCTGTGCTAagataagtgaaaaaaaaaaaaaaataaacacagaaTGCTAAAAGTAATTGAATTTTGCAATATTCGATCgaaaaacaaatgtattcataattttttcataaaacctttatcatttaaatgatattaaataatataataatatgattttctaaTATTCATCTATTACATAGAAACGCAAATTAGTCActgatggtttttattttatcgactATACGTCTTCTTCAAAATATGTTCAAACGcatcatactattatttttatatttacataataaaatacacgatCGTCTACAGAGTTTAGATGATTGCGTTAAAATGGTTTTACTGGTTATTCATAAAccgattaattttaaatttttcgtaGAATTGTTTAGCGTACATTTACATACATTTCACTTTGTGGCTCATTAAAATATTCGTTGCATAAGGCTCCAATAATTCAATTAGTAATTCCTAACTTCGAAAAACATATCTGAGATTTTAAGAGCACACCGTCTCCTATAGTGAACTTCTATTATTCATGTTTGTATATGTGATGCGTATATAATAGAACAgtgaatattttgtaatggtTATTAACAACAAACCGCTGTGAAGGTATCTTcgattattgtttgataatcgTATagattattctatttttttataagacttgtctgaaaaaatattgtgcGAATcacgaaaaatttaaaaccaattacTTTCGAAAAACAAGTTCTGATTGGTAACTTACTGTTGAACGtacatttgttatattaaatttgaaattgatgATAAATCATCGCATTCAAAAAATGAATTGTCGGTTAGTAAAACCAAGCCTGCTTAAGTTTATTCATAACTTATTTGTAGTTCTTCCTCATAGTTGAATTgctggaaaaataaaaaatgaccaACTAGTCTCGATTTACAATCAATGGGGCTACTTGAAACTTGTAGAACACTCCCGCGTCTATCCGAAAAAagatttcacaaaaaaaagataatattaccAATTGGTACAATAAgccaattatttttttgcttcatttatattccaaaataataaaatgtattacctatataatatacttattgtgTTTGTATAATCCtgtgtttgattattttcaatttttaacgaATCGGTTACTAGCTAGTAtctcattaaatataaaaaaggatTAAGCATATTCAAACTGAAATGctcttatagactatagtacaaggttttataaatattagattatatttaaataatgaatatattactaagtatatagtataatacagctaatattatacattttagaaattacATTAATGTACAAAGGTGCCtaggtgtaataatattatactaaatatattaactaataatattataataattatagtaaatatttaatattgtaaaatgtttgttattgaGATCACTTGAAATGAAAAAACTCTCCGTCGAAATTATTGGATGTTTGTTATACATAGgcaccattaaaatatatatttcttaagttccaattatttttttttatccataatTTTTTAGATGCCCATGTTTTCTTCTCGTGAAAATTCGAATATGAAAACCGATatgatcaattataatattatctttaaggGTTTTTTACGTTGGGTGTTTTTTTAATGGTCGTATTACATTTACTGAAAGTTGTGAGCTTCTAATTCTCTGCACGTTTATTCACTTTATCACATAATAGTGCAATATTCATTAAAGATTACATACAAAACGAAAATCCACTAAAccacaagtaggtacctacgtgtgCACAATGTTTTATCTTACCTTatgactaatataaatatatattatatgtaagttattaaaatctatagACATTGTAGGTATCTACGTCCTAGGGATGGGCATGAAATCCGAATATCTGAATTATCCGAATATCCGGATATCCAAATCCGGATTTGAATCAAATTCTTATCCGGATTTCCCGAATTATCCGGATTATCCGGATTTATGGATTTGCTTTTTTATGTGACTTCagacttacaaatatttttaatgtatggtaaaataaattattttattataatgaaaatttaacaaaatgttatattatatcaaagttCGTATCATAAAAATCGTTCGAAATGTATACATTCCAAATAGATAAGTATAGTGTATACCCAATTAATTAATCTTTACTGCATAACCTTCGGATGGTTATTGAAAAAGGTTTTTTGaagataagttaaatttatcttacaacaataattgttatcgaTATAATTGTTTACTCGGACATGTTCTTTtacaattatcaaataaaaattatcgaaaaatatcAAGTGGAGAGTGGAGACATATTTGTAGGAATAGTATTTCTGTTGCATCAAACGTGTTAACATTGAATAATTGTACTATAATGCCTCCAAGtaaaatttggaatttttttacgCGTGGCGAATCAAATAAAACTGCTATATGTTCTGTATGCAAcgacgttttaaaaaatatgggaTCTACATCTATTTTATGGTCGCATTATAATCGGTGGCATAAGCCCACTGCAAACGAAATTAATGAAGAACAGCACGCTAAAGAACATACAGGGTAAGCATGTTATTAATACTACACTGTTTGTgctttaattagttattaaagtgAGAACTTTATTGCGCTATAATATGCGCTATATGCGCTTAATTGGGGACCTATTTCGTTGAACGTCcgcgtaaataaatatataattggttgctattggttaatctgGCACGTTTGttgatttctattattattttttgtcaatatacatatttatgtatataaatgaatgtctgtgcgtagattagacctctggtaagaagataggctaatttaaagagtgttaaatttggtttttttcattgtattttagtacggttaggttagtttaggattaattatattaattaattatatttctttaacaaCTGATGGTTGGACATCAACAGCAATTGattcatatttaacatttactgctcattattttgatgataattGGAAATTGTATAGTGTAACTCTTTCAATTGAAGAAATACAAGAAAGTCATACggctgaaaatttaaaagacaGTATTATGAATGTTATTGAGTCttggaatttaaataataaaataacgggAATTAGTCATGATAATGCTGCAAACATTTCAAATGCTGTAAAACTATTTTACGATCAAGATATTTATTCAAATCGTTGTGCTGCTCATACACTACAATTAGCtgtgaaaaaatgtttagatttaaaTACATGTCGTCCTTTATTAAAAACCGCATCAAAAATTGTTGCTAGTTTTCGACAATCTTCTAAAAGAACATATGccttagaaaattatttagctgAGAAAGAGTGCAAAAAACTTAATCTTGTACAAAGTTGCCCTACACGTTGGAATTCTACTCTAGGTATGTTAGAACGATTGTTGGAACTTCGTTCAGCTGTAGTTGTCATTATGTCTGATCGGACACTTTTTAATAGTAAGATCGCGAAAGATCAAGAATTACTAGAAGAAGACTGGGAAAAAATAGAAATACTTGTTACTTTATTGAAACCATTAAAAACAGCAACAACAGTTTTATGTGCTGATCAAAATGTCACTATATCAATGGTaagttgattaaaaattataagtataaattaatattcaacaataattattattttgtaaatatcataaaattgttGTGTTTATTTTCAGGTTTTACCAATTGTTAAAAGTCTTattgtaaaacattataaaccCAATAATCTAGATAGTAGGTTTTCAACTCTATTCAAAGAGACCATTATTCACGAATTATCAACACGTTTTTCTGTACAAATTGATGTTGACAACGATTGCGAAAGAGAAATTAGTATCACTCAAATGGCTAGCATACTTGATCCTAGATACAAAAATATGTCATTTGAATCTtccgaaaatattaaaaatcgtattaaaCAAATAGTACGTTCAAAAATGGTTTTGTTAAGCAGAAATACTGATGTACGTATACCTACAGAAAAACGCACAGCACTTGATGAATTACTTGAAGAAGAACCAAATAATGATACTGACGAGTTTTCAAGGTATATGGCggaatttcaaataaatcataatgcAGATCCATGTGCATGGTGGAAAGATCATGAAAACATTTATCCAACGTTAGCCGTATTagctaaacaaatattatgtataccagcATCTTCTGCTTCATCAGAAAGAGTTTTTTCAACAGCCGGTAATATATTATCCCCAAAACGTAATAGAATTACACCATGCCATTTGTCAGccttagtttttttaaaacaaaataataatttttaattaaaaaaaataatttaagtaatatgcaTGAATATGTTTACTGTTTTGTatgaattattgttgtattattaatatatattatttacctagtgagattaaatataatttttgctatgttataaagtatttattttgttattttgatttttgttagatattatttaataattattatataaaatgttatgttacattattttacattttttttttagtataaaaaaataataattaatttttacaaataaaaatgtgcttaaaaatttcaataaaaccatttacataattaagtaattgtttttattacagcTAAGCGCAAAACATCACTAGTACTTAAAATGTGTTCGAAATTTTGTATACCCAtgtctgaaaattatattatagaattaaaatattattattatataaaaatgagtcATTGAACAGCAAAATCGAGTTGAATAATCCGGATACTCCGGATAATCCGTGAAATCCGGATTTTCTAAATCCGGATTTGACAAATCCGAATAATTCGGATTTTTGAAATCCGGATATGCCCACCACTACTACGTCCTATACTGCGCGTtatcaaaatgatttaataatttattattaattaatttaatcgtatagaatatttacataataactattatatattacataatctttgaataaataatagaagCATTGTGACATAATtactacaataaaaaataattgtattattatttattattcgtaaTAAGCCACGCGATgtgatcaatattatttaatattttgtttacatttttcaatattttatcagttatttatatgacactgtatattatatatatatatacctaccatagaATAACAGGGTTTGGTTTCATTTGACCTTATTATCGTATCAAttggcttatttttttttctgaaattggTAAATATAACCCGCGGGGGATTAATTGAAAAAGCGATGGACGGGAGctgctaaaaaaaatatctcgaATGTCTTGAGATAAGTTTTGATGCACTCGAGTCTCTATATGAACGACCTTTGATaggtccatataatataatatatatatataccacgaGTGTGGAAAagcagataaaaataaaaaccgtgttCGGCGTGTGAGTTTTTTTTCGAGAAAATGTATGTCTGTTGATGAAAACACGACATGCATTCTATATAGATGCATTAGGTGATGAAAACAAACaacgcaattattattatattctatttttgccgattaaaaattattattctgtttGTGACACTACAAGCAAACTGCAAAGTCTTGGATTAATGACACCGAAGGTcgttagtaaaaacaaaatatgcttTATAGTaggtgtaggtatacaataatatatgctgTGTATATGTATAACACGCATGCACAGAAATCTTTTCTTTTCCGTTTACCGTGGCAGGAAGGaggaactataatataatataataacataatgaatTCGTCACGAcacttatgttattaatttatcatattatactatacgcgTATTTTTGTTATCGAATTCGACAATAAACTCATTACAGTCttagcacatattattattattatttaaaaatatataatattaaattgtataaatatgtttttggcgTTCGACTTTCGTGAAAATCAGATTTATTTAGACGGAGGAATAGTGGTTCGCACACCGAACATTGTAATGACGATTaactttcataatataataataattactgtccAAATCCACACGACCAGCCGTTTAATTTTTACCGAATAAATTTCCATTACCAATCCTCATTCCCTGTATCCGCAGTCCGATAAACGTACATACTCTGACTAAGTGGCGTTATCAGGGGAGGGGGGTGTTGGCcaagtatacaaatacaatatgccttttatttacactttttattttttattaatcttgataaGATTCTAAGGTCAAGACAGTCaatgggggggggaggggggggctaTAGCCATTGTTGGCTAGCGTAACACGCACCATTATAATTGTGGTCGAACGGAGGATGGCCGAAAGTTTCCGTTCGACAAAGCTTACCCGCGATGAACTatgaaagttttttatttttgcgccATAAAAACTCtaacaaatcataataataataataataataataagacgacggtaaaaaaaaaaaatgtgcgcGACTTTTATTCGTGTTTTATATTCACGG contains:
- the LOC132952069 gene encoding E3 SUMO-protein ligase ZBED1-like, whose product is MNVIESWNLNNKITGISHDNAANISNAVKLFYDQDIYSNRCAAHTLQLAVKKCLDLNTCRPLLKTASKIVASFRQSSKRTYALENYLAEKECKKLNLVQSCPTRWNSTLGMLERLLELRSAVVVIMSDRTLFNSKIAKDQELLEEDWEKIEILVTLLKPLKTATTVLCADQNVTISMVLPIVKSLIVKHYKPNNLDSRFSTLFKETIIHELSTRFSVQIDVDNDCEREISITQMASILDPRYKNMSFESSENIKNRIKQIVRSKMVLLSRNTDVRIPTEKRTALDELLEEEPNNDTDEFSRYMAEFQINHNADPCAWWKDHENIYPTLAVLAKQILCIPASSASSERVFSTAGNILSPKRNRITPCHLSALVFLKQNNNF